The following coding sequences lie in one Primulina huaijiensis isolate GDHJ02 chromosome 2, ASM1229523v2, whole genome shotgun sequence genomic window:
- the LOC140970277 gene encoding lon protease homolog 1, mitochondrial-like: MLKVLTSCRFGPYLRRQVLSGDIVPPLLRALSSQRGQNGRSKHFYPRFFCSDSSDPVESAGAETTRVESAAGEEAVEGKSSSAIVPTVFRPEDCLTVIALPLPHRPLFPGFYMPIYVKDPKLLAALVESRKRQAPYAGAFLLKDEPGTEGSDSEKNIHDLKGKDLFDRLHEVGTLAQITSIQGDQIVLIGHRRLRITEMVSDDPLTVKIDHLKEKPYDKDDDILKATSFEVISTLRDVLKTSSLWRDHVQTYTQHIGEFTYPRLADFGAAISGANKLQCQQVLEELDVHKRLKLTLELVKKEMEISKIQESIAKAIEEKISGEQRRYLLNEQLKAIKKELGLETDDKTALSAKFKERLDPKKEKIPSHVLQVIEEELTKLQLLEASSSEFNVTRNYLDWLTALPWGEYSDENFVVNQAQKILDEDHYGLTDVKERILEFIAVGKLRGTSQGKIICLSGPPGVGKTSIGRSIARALNRKFYRFSVGGLSDVAEIKGHRRTYIGAMPGKMVQCLKSVGTANPLVLIDEIDKLGRGHAGDPASAMLELLDPEQNANFLDHYLDVPIDLSKVLFVCTANVVEMIPNPLLDRMEVISIAGYITDEKMHIARDYLEKATREACGIKPEQVEVTDSALLALIENYCREAGVRNLQKQIEKIYRKIALQLVRQGENIEPVVAQVVRPDKEMAESGTVSNETVEAEVVTTDSHSPDDQSPTSFDRSGTPEDTLEAEKVQESESSRTVEKVSVDTANLVDYVGKPVFHAERIYDQTPVGVVMGLAWTSMGGSTLYVETSLVEQGEGKGALSLTGQLGEVMKESAQIANTVARAILLEKDPENQFFVNSKVHLHVPAGATPKDGPSAGCTMITSLLSLSMNKLVKKDLAMTGEVTLTRKILPIGGVKEKTIAARRSDVKTIVFPSANRRDFDELAPNVKEGLEVHFVDDYSQIYDLAFEEDQKT, from the exons ATGCTGAAGGTTCTCACCTCTTGCCGTTTCGGGCCGTACCTCCGGCGTCAGGTTCTTTCTGGAGATATCGTGCCCCCATTGCTCCGGGCGCTGAGTTCTCAGAGAGGGCAAAATGGGAGGAGCAAGCATTTTTACCCAAGGTTTTTCTGCTCTGACTCATCCGACCCGGTGGAGTCAGCCGGGGCAGAGACTACGCGGGTGGAATCGGCAGCTGGAGAAGAGGCGGTGGAGGGGAAATCTTCGTCAGCTATTGTGCCTACTGTGTTCAGACCCGAAGATTGTTTAACT GTGATAGCATTACCACTGCCACATAGACCATTATTTCCTGGGTTTTATATGCCAATTTATGTCAAG GATCCAAAATTGTTAGCAGCTTTAGTAGAGAGTAGAAAACGGCAAGCCCCTTATGCTGGTGCTTTCCTCCTAAAAGATGAGCCAGGAACCGAGGGTTCAGATTCAGAAAAGAATATACACGACCTCAAAGgaaaagatttatttgatcgCCTTCATGAAGTTGGCACATTAGCTCAG ATAACAAGCATTCAAGGGGATCAGATAGTTCTTATTGGTCACAGGCGACTTAGAATAACAGAAATG GTCAGTGATGATCCTCTGACGGTCaaaattgatcatctcaag GAAAAACCATATGACAAGGATGATGACATTCTGAAGGCTACTTCATTTGAAGTTATATCTactttgagagatgttttgaaGACAAGTTCTCTTTGGCGTGATCACGTCCAAACTTACACCCAG CACATTGGGGAGTTTACATATCCAAGATTGGCTGATTTTGGAGCAGCAATATCAGGTGCAAATAAGTTACAGTGCCAACAAGTGCTTGAGGAACTCGAT GTACATAAACGGCTAAAACTTACATTGGAATTGGTGAAGAAAGAGATGGAGATTAGCAAGATCCAG GAATCCATAGCTAAGGCTATTGAAGAAAAGATAAGTGGGGAGCAGCGCCGCTACTTGTTGAATGAACAGCTCAAGGCTATAAAGAAG GAGTTGGGATTGGAGACCGATGACAAAACCGCCCTTTCTG CAAAGTTTAAGGAAAGGCTTGATCCAAAGAAGGAGAAAATCCCATCTCATGTTTTGCAAGTCATAGAAGAAGAGTTGACTAAATTACAACTCTTGGAAGCTAGTTCTAGTGAATTTAATGTGACACGCAATTATCTTGATTGGTTGACTGCATTGCCTTGGGGAGAATACAG TGACGAAAACTTTGTTGTAAATCAAGCACAAAAAATTCTGGACGAAGATCATTATGGATTGACAGATGTCAAAGAAAGAATATTGGAATTCATAGCAGTGGGGAAATTGAGAGGAACCTCGCAAG GGAAAATCATATGCCTGTCTGGTCCTCCTGGAGTGGGGAAAACAAGTATTGGTCGTTCAATTGCTCGGGCCTTGAACCGTAAATTTTACCGGTTCTCTGTTGGAGGTTTATCTGATGTTGCTGAGATCAAG GGGCATCGCCGAACCTATATTGGTGCCATGCCAGGGAAGATGGTGCAATGTCTAAAGAGTGTGGGAACAGCTAATCCTCTTGTTCTGATTGATGAGATAGACAAG CTGGGTAGAGGACATGCAGGTGATCCAGCAAGTGCAATGTTGGAACTTCTTGATCCAGAGCAGAATGCAAATTTTCTGGACCACTATCTTGATGTTCCCATTGATTTATCGAAG GTTTTGTTTGTCTGCACGGCAAATGTTGTGGAAATGATACCCAATCCTCTTTTGGATAGAATGGAAGTAATTTCCATTGCTGGTTATATCACCGATGAGAAAATGCACATTGCAAGAGATTATTTGGAGAAAGCCACTCGAGAAGCTTGTGGCATCAAGCCTGAGCAG GTTGAGGTCACAGATTCTGCACTTCTTGCCTTAATTGAAAATTACTGCAGAGAGGCAGGAGTTCGAAATCTTCAAAAGCAAATCGAGAAGATATATAGAAAG ATTGCTCTGCAACTTGTGCGACAAGGAGAAAACATTGAACCTGTGGTTGCCCAAGTTGTCCGACCTGACAAGGAAATGGCAGAATCTGGTACTGTGTCAAATGAAACTGTAGAAGCTGAAGTTGTAACCACGGATTCTCACTCCCCAGATGATCAAAGTCCAACTTCCTTTGATCGATCTGGTACTCCAGAG gatacactagaagctGAAAAAGTTCAAGAAAGCGAATCGAGTAGAACAGTAGAAAAGGTTTCAGTTGACACAGCTAACCTTGTTGACTATGTTGGAAAGCCAGTTTTCCATGCCGAGCGCATATATGATCAGACACCAGTTGGAGTTGTTATGGGTCTCGCGTGGACCTCAATGGGTGGCTCAACACTATATGTAGAAACCAGTCTGGTTGAGCAAGGAGAAGGTAAAGGGGCACTCAGTCTCACTGGGCAACTAGGAGAAGTCATGAAAGAAAGTGCTCAGATTGCAAACACTGTTGCGAGGGCCATATTGCTTGAGAAGGATCCGGAGAATCAGTTCTTTGTAAATTCGAAGGTTCATCTTCATGTTCCTGCCGGAGCTACTCCTAAGGATGGTCCCAGTGCTGGTTGCACCATGATTACATCTTTGCTGTCTCTTTCCATGAATAAACTTGTCAAAAAGGACCTTGCTATGACCGGAGAAGTCACATTGACGAGAAAAATTCTTCCTATAGGCGGG GTGAAGGAAAAAACTATCGCAGCAAGGCGTAGTGATGTAAAAACCATCGTATTTCCTTCGGCGAACAGGAGAGATTTTGATGAGTTAGCACCTAACGTGAAAGAGGGCCTTGAGGTACATTTTGTTGATGACTACAGTCAGATATATGATTTGGCTTTCGAGGAGGACCAGAAGACATAA